In the candidate division KSB1 bacterium genome, one interval contains:
- a CDS encoding UDP-N-acetylglucosamine 2-epimerase, producing MQRLSQSRILITNPIGYLDFLHLQTQARLVLTDSGGMQVETKLSRNSLFDPPILHGMANYSP from the coding sequence ATGCAGAGGCTAAGCCAAAGTCGTATTTTGATAACAAACCCGATCGGTTATCTAGATTTTTTACATCTCCAAACCCAGGCTCGTTTGGTCCTAACGGATTCTGGTGGTATGCAGGTTGAAACCAAGTTATCTCGGAATTCCTTGTTTGATCCTCCGATCCTGCACGGAATGGCAAATTACTCTCCGTGA
- a CDS encoding YfhO family protein yields the protein MSNWIYPLWNPFVFCGMPSFASLQTTPFVDILGDVFYFFHLMLGKIIPVNDFATRKFPNYFLFGIFTYILMMKFLGNRIVAFFASCAIVFQPAVIAFTAFGHNAKIATAALIPLIFLLLDEVLERRTLKYLALLALTVGLELLRAHTQIAYYSFLMMGSFIFYWLIYAKITKKPNDQIAKSLSMAIAAILLGVAMSSWLYLSAYEYVEFSIRGGSKGLDLGYATNWSFAPKEIITFFIPSFFGFGGQTYWGEMPFTEFPLYMGIVTLFLTGIALLLKRNGYVLFFGLLGLIALIISFGKHLPILYDPLFNYLPFFNKFRVPSMILILLQISTVILAGFGLHALLTLNQKSEKNRVKKYVYFFGGILGGLTLGVMFGKGMYLDWVSASGKQLSPVLKESAYKNTLSDAVIMILFVAATGVVILSYLRDKMKFSIMSYIIISLAILDLWIVGFKIMNPLPNLDEESYFSATPAVQYLKQQEGLFRIFPVVDDKPENWYAYHKIQSIKGYHAAKLKNYQIFLDKTSLVSRNRFGLPSFLSKYLTVVMSNGKPSLQAVPHEQISPERFNVDNALLDMLNVKYILSIYPIEDSRFKLVLKGRPFVYENTEVLPRAFFVSRIKIASSEDEFYNYLKSGKYNPAEEAVLYEKPEFDLIVSSENKVVISSYDIHQIMLDAEVIEPGLMVLSEIYYPAGWKAYVDGNETTIYQTNGILRSIFLQPGSHKIEFIFAPKSFSIGFTITIFCLVLTLGIFVYDWKFRKSMIM from the coding sequence TTGAGCAATTGGATTTATCCACTATGGAATCCATTCGTTTTTTGTGGAATGCCTTCCTTTGCCAGCTTGCAGACGACCCCCTTTGTGGACATACTTGGTGATGTTTTTTATTTTTTTCATCTAATGTTAGGTAAAATAATTCCTGTTAATGATTTCGCGACCCGCAAGTTCCCCAATTATTTCTTGTTTGGGATCTTTACTTACATTTTAATGATGAAATTTCTTGGAAACAGAATCGTAGCATTTTTTGCAAGTTGTGCTATTGTGTTTCAACCTGCAGTTATCGCATTTACCGCTTTCGGACATAACGCAAAGATAGCCACAGCCGCACTTATACCGCTTATATTTCTTTTGCTCGATGAGGTATTAGAAAGGCGAACATTGAAATATCTGGCATTGCTTGCCCTTACCGTTGGGTTGGAATTATTACGAGCTCATACACAAATTGCCTACTATTCGTTCTTGATGATGGGATCTTTCATCTTTTATTGGCTTATTTATGCAAAGATTACGAAAAAACCTAACGACCAAATTGCAAAGTCTTTAAGTATGGCTATAGCGGCTATTCTGCTAGGAGTTGCCATGTCATCTTGGCTATATCTTTCGGCCTATGAATATGTTGAGTTTTCAATTCGAGGGGGGAGCAAGGGGCTTGATTTGGGGTATGCAACCAATTGGTCATTTGCCCCGAAAGAAATTATTACCTTTTTTATCCCCTCTTTTTTTGGGTTTGGTGGACAAACATATTGGGGAGAAATGCCGTTTACTGAGTTCCCGTTATATATGGGAATTGTGACATTGTTTTTGACTGGGATTGCATTGCTGCTTAAAAGGAATGGTTATGTCCTTTTCTTCGGATTGTTGGGATTGATAGCCCTTATTATTTCTTTTGGCAAACATCTTCCAATTCTTTATGACCCTTTGTTCAATTATCTACCCTTCTTCAATAAATTTAGAGTGCCTAGCATGATTCTGATACTGTTGCAAATCTCGACGGTAATTTTGGCAGGATTTGGATTGCATGCCTTGCTTACACTAAACCAAAAGTCGGAGAAAAACAGAGTCAAAAAGTATGTTTATTTTTTTGGGGGGATATTAGGTGGTTTGACGTTAGGGGTGATGTTTGGCAAAGGGATGTATTTGGACTGGGTTTCCGCATCAGGAAAGCAACTCAGCCCGGTACTTAAAGAGAGTGCCTACAAAAATACGCTTTCAGATGCTGTTATTATGATCCTTTTTGTTGCAGCGACAGGAGTCGTCATTCTGAGTTATTTAAGAGATAAGATGAAGTTTAGTATTATGTCCTACATTATTATTAGTTTAGCTATCCTGGATCTTTGGATTGTAGGGTTTAAGATAATGAACCCACTACCTAATCTTGATGAAGAATCGTATTTTTCAGCAACTCCGGCCGTTCAGTATTTGAAACAGCAAGAGGGGTTGTTCCGGATTTTCCCGGTTGTCGATGACAAGCCGGAGAACTGGTATGCCTATCACAAAATTCAGAGTATCAAGGGGTACCATGCAGCCAAGCTGAAAAATTATCAGATATTTTTAGACAAAACTAGCTTGGTTAGCAGGAACAGATTTGGATTGCCATCGTTTCTGTCCAAATACTTAACCGTTGTGATGAGTAATGGTAAACCTTCATTGCAAGCTGTCCCACATGAGCAAATATCTCCCGAAAGATTTAATGTGGATAATGCGCTTTTGGATATGTTGAATGTCAAATATATACTTTCGATTTATCCTATTGAGGATTCCCGCTTTAAACTTGTGTTAAAAGGCAGACCTTTTGTCTATGAAAATACCGAAGTTTTGCCCAGAGCCTTTTTTGTTAGCCGGATAAAGATTGCAAGTAGTGAAGATGAATTTTACAATTATTTGAAGAGTGGAAAGTATAATCCGGCCGAAGAGGCCGTTTTGTATGAAAAACCGGAGTTTGATTTGATCGTATCGAGTGAGAATAAAGTAGTGATTTCTTCCTACGATATTCATCAAATCATGCTCGATGCTGAAGTGATAGAACCTGGTTTAATGGTTCTGAGTGAAATTTATTATCCGGCAGGATGGAAAGCCTATGTGGATGGTAACGAAACCACAATTTATCAGACCAATGGTATCTTGAGGTCAATATTTCTCCAGCCAGGTAGTCATAAAATCGAATTCATTTTTGCTCCAAAGTCTTTTAGTATAGGATTCACGATAACGATATTTTGTTTGGTTCTGACTTTGGGGATCTTCGTTTACGATTGGAAGTTCAGAAAAAGTATGATTATGTAG
- a CDS encoding class I SAM-dependent methyltransferase has product MYLFDQAQNDECQDLNNEKLLHPDYGWKFDIIRDYAPGKEKTSLLDLGCGTGHFVLQALEQGFDAWGVDISQDRIRYAQQTLKLEDRVQHGNIEEAFPNRTFDIITLWDVIEHIHDPKALLNSLKQVAHSQTHIFVLTMSIDSITYKLFRKRWNYINPTQHLFYCSDSTIRELFVRSGWEVLGKTMDDSRSKNFLRLLTKVIIGQLNNFFFQVYAPISSKFKIFKPLFKPLQKKISDERMQKRLENLYPGMYVGRYHDNFVFIGRLKAKA; this is encoded by the coding sequence ATGTATTTATTTGATCAAGCTCAAAATGATGAATGCCAAGACTTGAATAACGAGAAATTATTGCATCCGGACTACGGTTGGAAATTTGATATTATCAGAGACTATGCTCCCGGAAAAGAAAAAACTTCACTCTTAGATCTCGGTTGTGGAACGGGCCATTTTGTGTTGCAGGCACTTGAACAAGGCTTTGATGCATGGGGTGTAGATATCTCTCAAGATCGCATCAGATACGCGCAACAAACTTTAAAGTTGGAAGATCGGGTTCAGCATGGAAATATAGAGGAAGCCTTCCCTAATCGCACTTTTGATATTATTACTCTCTGGGATGTCATTGAGCATATCCATGATCCCAAAGCCTTGTTAAACTCTTTAAAGCAGGTCGCCCATTCTCAGACGCATATTTTTGTTTTGACCATGTCAATAGATTCAATTACTTATAAGCTATTCAGAAAACGCTGGAACTATATCAATCCCACGCAGCATCTGTTTTATTGCTCGGATTCGACAATCCGTGAGCTATTCGTTCGTTCGGGTTGGGAGGTGTTAGGTAAAACGATGGATGACTCGCGAAGTAAAAATTTTCTGCGCTTGCTGACTAAAGTAATTATTGGACAGCTCAATAATTTTTTCTTTCAAGTTTATGCTCCCATTTCCAGTAAATTTAAGATTTTTAAGCCTTTGTTCAAACCTCTGCAAAAAAAAATCAGCGATGAGCGTATGCAAAAAAGACTTGAAAACTTATATCCTGGCATGTATGTTGGTCGGTATCACGATAACTTTGTTTTCATCGGTAGATTAAAAGCCAAAGCTTGA